The following are encoded together in the Zingiber officinale cultivar Zhangliang chromosome 8A, Zo_v1.1, whole genome shotgun sequence genome:
- the LOC122011184 gene encoding uncharacterized protein LOC122011184 has translation MYAATCKVFEVLSDHSPNGRAKAEVRGIYRNMASFEFVFILHLMHKIMRTTDTLCQILQRKSQDILSAVTFVSTTKTILQELRECGWEEFLHEVKVFCMRNEIDVPDLNCLYKIGRSRQQTTIEHHYHFDVFNAAIDFILMELNTRFNESSVELLSLSITLDPKNSFESINTDDICKLMKFYPEDFTNQDIIALKYELVHYKLDVIQNLKASTLVELCQQLTESGRSKVYVMLTRLIHLVLTLPVSTVTTEPAFSAMKNVKTSLRNKMEDEFLEDCLTLYIERDLAKDIDEDSIIDEFYVSKSRRAQLC, from the coding sequence ATGTATGCTGCAACTTGCAAAGTTTTTGAAGTTCTTAGTGACCATTCTCCAAATGGAAGAGCTAAGGCTGAAGTTCGGGGGATTTATAGAAACATGGCAAGCTTTGAATTTGTGTTCATTTTGCATTTAATGCATAAAATTATGAGAACAACAGATACTCTTTGTCAAATTCTTCAAAGAAAATCTCAAGATATTTTGTCTGCTGTTACATTTGTCTCTACTACCAAAACTATCCTCCAAGAACTTAGAGAATGCGGGTGGGAAGAATTTCTTCATGAAGTGAAAGTTTTTTGTATGAGAAATGAAATTGATGTGCCTGACCTTAATTGTCTATATAAGATTGGTCGTTCTCGTCAGCAAACTACAATTGAACATCATTACCACTTTGATGTTTTTAATGCAGCAATAGATTTCATCTTGATGGAGTTAAATACTAGATTTAATGAGTCATCAGTGGAACTTCTTTCTCTTAGTATTACTTTAGATCCTAAAAATTCGTTTGAATCAATTAACACTGATGATATTTGCAAGCTAATGAAGTTTTATCCTGAAGATTTCACAAATCAAGACATCATTGCTTTGAAGTATGAATTGGTACATTATAAACTTGATGTGATACAAAATTTGAAGGCTTCTACACTTGTTGAGTTATGTCAACAATTGACTGAGAGTGGACGGTCAAAGGTTTATGTTATGTTGACTAGATTGATTCATCTAGTTTTGACGTTACCTGTTTCTACTGTCACTACTGAGCCAGCTTTTTCAGCAATGAAGAATGTGAAAACATCACTTCGCAATAAAATGGAGGatgaatttcttgaagattgTTTGACACTTTATATTGAACGAGATTTAGCTAAGGATATAGATGAAGATTCTATTATAGATGAATTTTATGTTTCAAAATCTCGTAGAGCACAACTTTGTTGA